Proteins found in one Bacillota bacterium genomic segment:
- the minE gene encoding cell division topological specificity factor MinE, producing the protein MLEFLARLFGRMETGTSRESARNRLRLVLVHDRAAISPGLMEQLRSDLIEVIGRYMEIDEGNMRVEFDRSDSSVAIVASIPVREVKREAAPAR; encoded by the coding sequence ATGTTGGAGTTTCTCGCGCGGCTCTTCGGACGAATGGAGACCGGAACCAGCAGGGAGTCTGCCAGGAACAGGCTTAGGCTTGTCCTGGTGCATGACCGCGCGGCCATATCCCCGGGGCTCATGGAGCAACTGAGGAGCGATCTAATAGAGGTCATAGGCAGGTATATGGAAATAGACGAGGGCAACATGCGGGTGGAGTTTGACCGGTCCGACTCCTCCGTGGCCATCGTGGCGAGCATACCTGTGAGAGAGGTCAAGCGTGAAGCTGCTCCTGCGAGATAG
- the minC gene encoding septum site-determining protein MinC has translation MKPQEIIFKGTRKGLRLVLNARQGVDSLKALLRQKLDNSGDFYAGAKVTVETRGAVVPPETVQEVLAILEDYGLSVSETEHEPAGRGRVRPEPSEPPAPAPVVSGIDPDLLPRRADTVMIRRTLRAGQSVTFDGNVLVMGDVNPGAEVSATGDIVVFGALRGVAHAGSLGNVNARVVALRLMPTQLRISDKITRAPDDEVQAPEGPEVALVREGSIIIEPWTSHSGMVFGA, from the coding sequence TTGAAGCCTCAGGAGATCATCTTCAAAGGCACTCGCAAAGGCCTGCGGCTGGTTCTCAACGCCCGACAGGGTGTGGACAGCCTCAAGGCCCTCCTGAGACAAAAACTCGACAATTCCGGCGATTTCTACGCGGGCGCCAAGGTCACGGTAGAGACCAGGGGCGCGGTGGTGCCGCCGGAGACTGTGCAGGAGGTCCTTGCGATCTTGGAAGACTACGGACTTTCGGTTTCCGAGACTGAGCACGAGCCGGCGGGGCGCGGCCGTGTCCGCCCCGAGCCCAGTGAGCCCCCGGCACCCGCTCCGGTCGTGTCCGGGATAGACCCCGATCTCTTGCCCAGGCGTGCGGATACGGTTATGATTCGCCGTACTCTCCGAGCGGGCCAATCTGTGACTTTCGACGGGAATGTCCTGGTCATGGGGGACGTGAACCCTGGCGCGGAAGTCTCAGCCACCGGGGACATAGTGGTCTTCGGGGCTCTCCGCGGGGTCGCTCATGCGGGGTCTCTGGGAAACGTGAACGCACGGGTGGTGGCTCTCAGGCTCATGCCTACACAGCTGCGGATATCCGACAAAATCACACGAGCCCCAGACGACGAAGTGCAGGCCCCCGAGGGCCCGGAGGTGGCACTGGTCCGCGAAGGTTCGATTATCATAGAGCCTTGGACATCTCATTCGGGGATGGTGTTTGGTGCATGA
- the minD gene encoding septum site-determining protein MinD: protein MSGTVIVVTSGKGGVGKTTVVANIGAAIASFGPKVALVDADIGLRNLDIVLGLENRIVYDLVNVVEGKCSLRKALIRHKKLENLSLLPASQSRDKSAVSPEQMRALAEELREEYDFVIVDCPAGIEQGFKNAIAGADRAVVVTTPEMSAARDADRIIGLLESEDIRDRGLVINRIRPDMVRRRDMMDVDDILELLGCDLLGVVPDDESVIVSTNRGEPVALDERSKAGRAFRDIASRLMGNDLPIAATTENEGLFNKLMRWVGLARG from the coding sequence ATGAGCGGAACTGTCATCGTTGTCACGTCCGGCAAAGGCGGCGTCGGGAAGACCACCGTCGTGGCGAACATCGGGGCGGCAATAGCTTCTTTTGGGCCTAAAGTGGCCCTGGTAGATGCGGATATCGGGCTGCGTAACCTCGACATCGTGCTGGGCCTCGAGAACCGCATAGTCTACGACCTCGTCAATGTGGTGGAGGGCAAGTGCAGTCTGCGCAAAGCACTGATCCGTCACAAGAAACTGGAGAACCTGAGCCTGCTCCCGGCGTCGCAATCCCGGGATAAGTCAGCTGTGTCCCCGGAACAGATGAGAGCACTTGCCGAGGAACTGCGAGAGGAGTACGATTTCGTGATCGTGGATTGCCCGGCCGGGATCGAGCAGGGGTTCAAGAACGCCATTGCCGGGGCTGACCGGGCTGTGGTGGTCACCACCCCTGAGATGTCTGCCGCAAGAGACGCTGACCGCATAATCGGCCTCCTTGAATCTGAGGACATCCGCGACCGTGGCCTGGTCATCAACAGGATACGTCCTGACATGGTCCGTCGCAGGGACATGATGGATGTCGACGATATCCTGGAGCTTCTAGGGTGCGACCTTCTCGGGGTCGTCCCAGACGACGAAAGCGTGATAGTCTCAACCAACCGCGGGGAGCCGGTGGCACTGGATGAAAGGTCCAAGGCGGGGCGGGCCTTCCGGGACATAGCCTCCAGGCTGATGGGGAATGATCTCCCCATTGCGGCTACAACCGAGAACGAAGGGCTGTTCAACAAGTTGATGAGATGGGTAGGACTTGCGAGGGGGTAG
- the rodA gene encoding rod shape-determining protein RodA: protein MVPERRLLRNLDYPLAAAVAVCVLFGCAMIYSATRANPGLTGGDPYSLVKKQALAAALALAASFLVIGIDYRYLARLAKWIYAGSIGFIISVFFLGTRTQGALAWIRLGPLAIQPSEYAKIGVVVALAAYLAERENLSTLRSLIVPCVIVLVPMGLVVAQNDLGSALVFAPMLFAMLYAAGANPRLLVLIIAGGLLVAAPAAYFFALDGYQRLRILVFLNPGMDPTGAGYNIIQSVIAIGSGGLLGLGYGQSTQARLNFLPAHHTDFIFSVIAEELGFFGAATVLGMLFFIVFRGYAIAGGARDRFGGLVAVGITSTMLVHIFVNAGMTMNVSPCTGIPLPFLSAGGSSLIATMLGIALLQNIHMRRQKILF, encoded by the coding sequence ATGGTCCCAGAGAGGAGGCTCCTCCGGAACCTCGATTACCCTCTAGCCGCGGCTGTCGCGGTGTGTGTGTTGTTCGGGTGCGCGATGATATACAGCGCTACCAGGGCGAACCCGGGTCTCACCGGGGGAGACCCCTATTCCCTTGTGAAGAAGCAAGCCTTGGCGGCCGCGCTTGCGCTGGCCGCGTCATTCTTGGTAATTGGGATCGACTACCGGTACCTGGCACGTCTCGCGAAGTGGATCTATGCTGGGAGCATAGGTTTCATCATCTCCGTGTTCTTCCTGGGTACGAGGACTCAAGGGGCACTTGCCTGGATACGGCTGGGGCCTCTCGCCATCCAGCCGTCTGAGTACGCCAAGATAGGGGTGGTGGTAGCGCTTGCGGCTTATCTCGCTGAGCGCGAGAACCTTTCAACGCTTCGCAGTCTCATTGTGCCATGCGTCATTGTCTTGGTCCCGATGGGTCTGGTGGTAGCCCAGAACGACCTCGGAAGCGCACTTGTCTTCGCCCCGATGCTCTTTGCCATGCTCTATGCAGCCGGGGCGAACCCGAGGCTTCTCGTTCTGATCATCGCTGGAGGCCTGTTGGTTGCAGCGCCCGCCGCTTACTTCTTCGCACTCGACGGGTACCAGCGCCTCAGGATTCTGGTATTCCTCAATCCGGGAATGGACCCGACAGGAGCTGGATACAATATCATCCAGTCGGTCATCGCGATAGGATCCGGTGGTCTTCTGGGTCTGGGTTATGGACAGAGCACGCAGGCCAGACTGAACTTCCTTCCCGCCCACCACACAGATTTCATCTTCTCTGTGATCGCCGAGGAACTAGGGTTCTTCGGGGCGGCCACGGTGCTCGGAATGCTGTTCTTCATCGTGTTCCGTGGATACGCCATCGCAGGCGGGGCAAGGGACAGGTTCGGCGGCCTGGTGGCGGTGGGGATAACATCGACCATGCTGGTCCACATCTTCGTCAATGCCGGGATGACGATGAATGTCTCTCCGTGTACCGGGATTCCGCTCCCGTTCCTCTCCGCGGGAGGGAGTTCACTCATAGCCACCATGCTCGGGATAGCGCTGTTGCAGAACATCCACATGAGGAGGCAGAAGATCCTCTTCTAG
- the mreD gene encoding rod shape-determining protein MreD, whose amino-acid sequence MRRIWVPPALFAALTIQAAVWPSLFPGKVRPDLVLVLAIVVSLTRGTVAGVVTALVGGLFQDAMTGQFIGANAGADMAVAALVGFWEPRLFRENLFTPGVVIVAGTVLREAIYLFIVGSFGAHVDLGRAVLVVMPWMASLNCVAGIWLYHRVYLRPRNRARPYARVSEV is encoded by the coding sequence ATGAGAAGGATATGGGTTCCCCCTGCGCTCTTTGCGGCCCTCACGATCCAGGCGGCGGTCTGGCCCTCACTCTTCCCGGGCAAGGTCCGGCCAGATCTGGTGCTAGTCCTGGCCATCGTGGTCTCTCTGACACGAGGTACGGTTGCAGGGGTCGTGACAGCCCTGGTGGGCGGGTTGTTTCAGGACGCAATGACCGGGCAGTTCATCGGCGCGAATGCAGGCGCAGACATGGCCGTGGCTGCCCTCGTCGGGTTCTGGGAGCCGAGGCTTTTCCGTGAGAACCTATTCACTCCCGGGGTAGTGATAGTTGCCGGAACCGTGCTCCGGGAAGCCATCTACCTGTTCATAGTGGGCTCGTTTGGTGCTCACGTCGATCTGGGCAGGGCCGTGCTGGTCGTGATGCCGTGGATGGCATCGCTGAATTGCGTCGCCGGCATCTGGCTGTACCACCGTGTCTATCTCAGACCGCGCAACAGGGCGAGGCCGTACGCTAGAGTCTCCGAAGTCTGA
- a CDS encoding TIGR03936 family radical SAM-associated protein, which translates to MTGETSAVSVRVRMAKTEEARFISHLEFVRAMERAVRRARVPISYTEGYHPHPKMSFGSALAVGITSEAEYVDLELRSPVSPANLLSALEQALPPGLSALAAGRVISRASLASRIEYASYRAFVRPELCGAAQEFMEGETAIAPVKTKSGRKRVDLRPLVRSLSCHEGILEFVCRSGGRANLRPQDLIAHLATVSGAGEAGGANPDVVGRVPIHRTGLYYVENGDLVSPMDSECEDLATAAGRRSEELSLDAQRNRCQFGQRGNEGCDS; encoded by the coding sequence ATGACCGGAGAGACTTCTGCAGTTTCGGTGCGGGTCCGCATGGCCAAAACGGAAGAAGCGAGGTTCATTTCGCATCTGGAATTCGTCCGCGCGATGGAGAGGGCAGTCAGACGGGCGCGGGTGCCCATATCCTATACTGAGGGGTATCATCCCCATCCCAAAATGTCCTTTGGCTCGGCACTCGCAGTAGGGATCACAAGCGAAGCCGAGTATGTGGATTTAGAGCTGAGATCCCCAGTGTCTCCGGCGAACCTCCTCTCCGCACTCGAGCAGGCACTGCCGCCCGGACTGTCGGCACTTGCGGCAGGGAGAGTCATTAGCCGGGCATCCCTCGCGTCCCGGATAGAGTATGCGTCATACAGGGCTTTCGTGCGCCCGGAGTTGTGCGGGGCGGCGCAGGAGTTTATGGAGGGGGAAACCGCCATAGCCCCGGTCAAGACCAAGAGCGGAAGGAAGCGCGTGGACCTTCGGCCTCTTGTGAGGTCGCTTTCGTGTCACGAAGGCATCCTCGAGTTCGTGTGCAGGTCCGGTGGGAGGGCCAATCTGAGACCCCAGGACCTGATCGCCCACTTGGCAACGGTTTCGGGGGCGGGCGAGGCCGGCGGCGCAAATCCAGATGTGGTCGGGCGTGTTCCCATACACCGGACAGGGCTCTACTACGTGGAAAACGGGGACCTGGTGTCCCCGATGGATTCCGAGTGTGAAGATTTGGCGACCGCCGCGGGGAGGCGGTCCGAGGAGTTGAGTTTGGATGCGCAAAGAAATCGTTGTCAATTCGGACAACGGGGAAATGAGGGCTGCGATTCTTGA
- a CDS encoding TIGR03960 family B12-binding radical SAM protein, producing MIRDIVRTEILPNVTRPARYEGNELGAVRKDHAEAEASLLLAFPDVYEVGMSYLGFKILYDVVNARKEWVAERAFAPWPDMEQEMRAHAVPLYGLETFTPAREFDVIGFTLQYELTYTNVLMMLGLAGIPLRSRDRGEDDPVIIAGGPCAVNPEPVAAFFDLVVVGDGEEVITEIMDVVARARHARTPRRELIRELASLPGVHCPELGNPVRRRVVADLEGAAFPRKFIVPFMELVHDRVALEVMRGCSRGCRFCQAGVLYRPVRERSVSNLCELADALLSSSGYEEVSLLSLSTADYSGVAQLVRNLVEKYGHEGVAVSLPSLRVDSFSIALAREVQKSRRTGLTFAPEAGTQRLRDIINKGVTEEDLMSAVTDAFESGWENVKLYFMIGLPHETYEDIGGIADLSKKVLSAGRRIAAGRGKAGRVGVNVSVSSFVPKPHTPFQWFGQNTTEELKAKQHYLRDRLRVRGISVSFPDVRASHLEATFARGDRSLCPVVERAVRLGCRFDGWSELFRPDLWEQAFAEEGVDSSAHATRVFAPDEPLPWDYIDMGVAKGFLLREAERAARGELTPDCREGPCSRCGVCGGDVRVRLLGKEAGA from the coding sequence TTGATACGGGACATTGTGCGAACCGAAATACTGCCCAATGTGACCCGGCCGGCCCGGTACGAAGGGAACGAGCTGGGCGCGGTCAGGAAGGACCACGCGGAGGCTGAGGCCTCCCTGCTTTTGGCGTTTCCCGATGTGTACGAAGTAGGCATGTCCTATCTGGGATTCAAGATACTTTACGATGTGGTGAACGCCAGGAAAGAGTGGGTGGCGGAACGCGCCTTCGCGCCGTGGCCCGATATGGAGCAGGAGATGAGGGCACATGCCGTGCCCCTCTATGGCCTGGAGACCTTCACTCCCGCGCGGGAATTCGACGTAATAGGGTTCACCCTCCAATACGAACTGACCTATACCAATGTCCTCATGATGCTGGGACTTGCCGGAATCCCCCTCCGCTCCCGCGACCGCGGGGAAGACGACCCTGTAATCATCGCAGGTGGTCCCTGTGCTGTGAACCCTGAACCGGTCGCAGCCTTCTTCGACCTGGTGGTGGTGGGTGATGGCGAGGAAGTCATCACCGAGATCATGGACGTGGTTGCACGTGCAAGGCACGCGCGCACGCCCAGACGCGAGCTTATCAGGGAGCTTGCGTCTCTCCCTGGAGTCCATTGCCCGGAATTGGGCAACCCGGTCAGAAGGCGGGTAGTTGCGGACCTCGAGGGGGCAGCTTTCCCACGCAAGTTCATAGTGCCTTTCATGGAACTCGTTCACGACCGGGTCGCGTTGGAGGTTATGAGGGGGTGCTCCAGGGGATGCCGGTTCTGCCAGGCAGGTGTGCTCTATCGCCCTGTTAGAGAACGGAGCGTCTCGAACCTGTGCGAACTTGCAGACGCTCTCCTGAGTTCGTCTGGGTATGAGGAAGTGTCGCTCCTGTCGTTGTCCACTGCGGACTACTCAGGTGTGGCACAACTGGTGCGGAACCTTGTGGAGAAGTATGGCCATGAAGGCGTGGCTGTCTCCCTCCCATCGCTCAGAGTGGACTCGTTTTCCATCGCCCTGGCCAGAGAAGTCCAGAAGTCCAGGCGGACTGGGCTCACCTTCGCTCCGGAGGCTGGAACTCAACGGCTTCGAGACATAATCAACAAGGGAGTCACAGAGGAGGACCTCATGTCCGCCGTGACGGATGCCTTCGAATCCGGGTGGGAGAACGTCAAGCTCTATTTCATGATAGGGTTGCCGCACGAGACCTACGAGGATATCGGCGGCATAGCGGACCTTTCGAAGAAGGTACTGTCAGCGGGAAGGCGGATCGCGGCGGGGCGCGGGAAGGCCGGCCGGGTGGGGGTGAACGTAAGCGTCTCATCATTTGTCCCCAAACCGCACACGCCCTTCCAGTGGTTTGGGCAGAATACCACCGAGGAGCTGAAAGCCAAGCAGCACTACTTGAGGGACCGCCTTCGTGTGCGGGGAATATCCGTGTCTTTTCCCGACGTACGGGCGAGCCACCTTGAGGCCACCTTTGCGCGCGGGGACCGGAGTCTGTGCCCGGTGGTTGAGCGCGCCGTGCGCTTGGGATGCCGTTTCGACGGATGGTCCGAGTTGTTCAGACCGGACCTGTGGGAGCAGGCTTTCGCAGAGGAGGGCGTGGACTCCTCGGCTCACGCCACCAGAGTATTTGCCCCCGACGAGCCGCTTCCCTGGGACTACATCGACATGGGCGTCGCCAAGGGATTCCTGCTTCGTGAGGCAGAGCGGGCGGCGCGAGGCGAGCTAACTCCCGACTGCAGGGAAGGGCCGTGCTCCCGGTGCGGGGTGTGCGGGGGAGATGTCCGAGTTCGCCTCCTCGGAAAGGAGGCGGGGGCATGA
- the mrdA gene encoding penicillin-binding protein 2, whose product MVRKQTQFERRLRLFEVLAFCILVVLVARLWQLQIVRGDYYRARSAQNRTALLPISAPRGAILDRNGQVLASNRMAYTISAVPQEFRDREAVIERLASVLEMPAEEISKKIAGQTEGRYGIPYQPARLVEDASPELVVKVAERRVELPGVIIEEEPYRSYPMGLLAGPILGYVGQISAEELKELASDGYKGRDRIGKSGIEREFERYLRGQDGVTEVEIDSLARPVGTVGIKEPIEGSTVTLTVDARVQRAAEDALRAQLAAIRAEGRYRQAQAGAVVAIDPRSGEIIAMATEPGYDPGWFVPRISDERWRQLSSGVSGLFNRAVSGAYPPGSTFKPFTAVAAIEAGLVSLSEKFLCSPEVASRYYGKKCSVWDYGRSHGYQTLHEGIANSCNIVFYELGRRLSVDLMAQAAREFGFASPTGLKFLPREVAGSVPDSSSRSFTAGERLNYAIGQGITSTPLQMAVAYGGIAMKGTMYEPTLVRQVSAGGEVTFTSTPKVARTVDLPESTWSFLHRSMVDTTRVGTAAAAFAGFPVTVAGKTGTAQAPPGDPHAWFAGWAPSSNPEIVVAVLVEQGGGGGSAAAPVARAVMEAYFGLGAGFDGSRLAANPERPE is encoded by the coding sequence ATGGTCCGCAAGCAGACCCAGTTCGAGCGGAGGCTTCGGCTCTTCGAGGTCCTGGCCTTCTGCATACTGGTGGTTCTTGTCGCGAGGCTCTGGCAGCTTCAGATAGTGCGGGGCGACTACTACCGTGCACGCTCCGCCCAGAACAGGACGGCGCTTCTCCCCATATCTGCCCCTCGCGGCGCCATACTGGACCGCAACGGGCAGGTTCTCGCTTCGAACCGGATGGCCTATACCATATCCGCGGTCCCCCAGGAGTTCCGAGATAGGGAGGCAGTCATCGAGAGGCTCGCGTCGGTACTCGAGATGCCGGCCGAGGAGATATCCAAGAAAATCGCGGGCCAGACCGAAGGCAGGTACGGTATCCCCTACCAGCCAGCCCGGCTGGTGGAGGACGCCTCGCCCGAGCTCGTGGTGAAAGTCGCGGAGCGCCGGGTGGAGTTGCCGGGGGTAATCATCGAGGAAGAGCCCTATCGAAGTTATCCGATGGGCCTTCTAGCCGGACCCATCCTGGGGTACGTGGGGCAGATAAGTGCGGAGGAACTCAAGGAACTCGCCTCTGACGGTTACAAAGGCCGGGATCGGATAGGCAAGTCCGGCATCGAGAGGGAGTTCGAGAGGTACCTTAGGGGCCAAGACGGCGTGACGGAAGTGGAGATCGATTCACTGGCCAGGCCGGTGGGCACTGTGGGGATCAAGGAACCTATAGAAGGGTCGACAGTCACCCTCACTGTCGACGCGAGGGTGCAGCGGGCTGCCGAGGATGCACTCCGGGCCCAACTCGCCGCGATCAGGGCTGAAGGCCGGTACCGGCAGGCCCAGGCCGGCGCGGTTGTCGCGATCGACCCGAGAAGTGGCGAGATTATCGCCATGGCCACTGAACCAGGCTACGACCCGGGTTGGTTCGTCCCCAGGATCTCTGACGAGCGGTGGAGACAGTTGAGCTCCGGGGTGTCCGGCCTGTTCAACCGGGCGGTATCAGGGGCGTACCCTCCGGGCTCCACGTTCAAACCTTTCACAGCTGTGGCCGCCATCGAGGCCGGGCTGGTGAGTCTTTCCGAGAAGTTCCTCTGCAGCCCGGAGGTGGCCTCGAGGTACTACGGCAAGAAGTGCTCCGTGTGGGATTACGGGCGCAGTCATGGTTATCAGACCCTCCACGAGGGGATAGCGAACTCCTGCAACATCGTCTTCTACGAACTGGGCAGAAGGCTCTCGGTGGACCTGATGGCCCAGGCGGCACGGGAGTTTGGGTTCGCAAGCCCAACGGGCCTGAAGTTCCTACCGAGAGAGGTCGCTGGGTCGGTGCCGGACTCTTCGTCCCGCTCGTTCACGGCGGGGGAGAGGCTGAACTACGCGATCGGGCAAGGCATAACGTCTACACCGCTTCAGATGGCAGTGGCCTACGGCGGAATCGCGATGAAGGGCACGATGTATGAGCCCACCTTGGTCCGTCAGGTCTCGGCAGGCGGCGAAGTGACGTTCACTAGCACGCCGAAGGTCGCCCGGACCGTCGATCTTCCAGAGTCCACATGGTCCTTCCTTCACAGGAGCATGGTGGACACGACGCGCGTCGGGACTGCTGCGGCGGCGTTCGCAGGGTTCCCGGTAACTGTGGCGGGCAAGACAGGAACGGCCCAAGCGCCGCCGGGTGATCCGCACGCCTGGTTCGCTGGTTGGGCGCCGTCGAGTAACCCAGAGATCGTGGTGGCTGTCCTGGTTGAACAGGGCGGAGGAGGCGGGTCGGCGGCCGCTCCAGTGGCCCGGGCGGTAATGGAGGCCTACTTCGGCTTGGGGGCCGGTTTCGATGGATCTCGATTGGCGGCGAATCCTGAGAGGCCTGAGTAG
- a CDS encoding M50 family metallopeptidase, whose product MGGFRGVRLFGVGLTVNPLLLLVVAAYAYAGAFIDWATVFACLILHELAHAAVASGFGLRVLEIEFTPIGGVARLDGPIELEPEVEAAVAMAGPMNSLVLAGIAYMLLRSGIGRGERAEFFIAINLALAVFNLLPALPLDGGRILRALLAERLGVAQATARVVRLSIALGWLVAAGGVAGAVAGLLNPVVPAVGIFIVLGARREGRAAGFSPLRSAVRKRAAFEEAGTMRARVIAVHEGVPIRRVLDMLSGSDLLIISVLAPGRGEIGRINEMELVERALELGVDVPLRAAVSGGRSRSSGPSGWRNEGEEHY is encoded by the coding sequence ATGGGCGGCTTTCGAGGCGTTCGACTGTTCGGTGTGGGCTTGACGGTCAACCCCCTGCTCCTCCTGGTCGTGGCAGCCTACGCGTATGCTGGGGCATTCATCGACTGGGCGACGGTGTTCGCCTGCCTGATCCTGCACGAACTGGCCCACGCCGCGGTGGCATCCGGGTTCGGTCTGAGGGTGCTCGAGATTGAGTTCACGCCGATCGGAGGGGTCGCCAGGCTCGATGGCCCGATCGAACTCGAGCCTGAGGTGGAGGCGGCGGTCGCCATGGCCGGGCCGATGAACAGCCTGGTGCTGGCGGGTATTGCATACATGCTCCTCCGGTCGGGGATTGGCAGGGGCGAGAGAGCGGAGTTCTTCATCGCGATCAACCTGGCCTTGGCAGTCTTCAACCTGTTGCCTGCGCTTCCTCTGGATGGTGGGAGGATACTCCGGGCCCTGCTCGCCGAGAGGTTGGGCGTCGCGCAGGCCACTGCGCGTGTGGTGAGACTGTCTATCGCGCTTGGCTGGCTGGTGGCGGCAGGCGGCGTAGCGGGGGCGGTGGCTGGGCTTCTGAATCCGGTTGTGCCCGCAGTCGGGATTTTCATCGTGCTCGGTGCAAGGAGAGAAGGGCGCGCGGCTGGGTTCTCTCCACTGCGCTCAGCCGTACGGAAGCGGGCCGCGTTCGAGGAGGCCGGGACAATGCGCGCCCGAGTTATTGCGGTCCACGAGGGCGTTCCCATACGGCGCGTGCTGGACATGCTGAGTGGGTCTGATCTCTTGATTATCTCAGTGCTTGCGCCTGGCCGGGGAGAAATCGGCCGGATAAACGAAATGGAACTGGTTGAAAGAGCGCTCGAACTTGGAGTGGATGTCCCGCTCCGGGCGGCGGTCTCTGGTGGGCGCTCAAGGTCGTCCGGCCCGTCGGGCTGGAGAAACGAAGGCGAGGAGCATTATTGA